In Micromonospora purpureochromogenes, a single window of DNA contains:
- a CDS encoding MIP/aquaporin family protein — protein MAQRLKVPGLVGELAAEFAGTAILILFGVGVVAQVAAAGTGEFDSIAWAWGLGVTLGVYVAGRISGAHLNPAVTLALAVFKGFSWRKVMPYALAQTAGAFVAALIIRWNYSEVLSRFDPGLTSKSQGVFSTLPGAGVTEWGALRDQIIGTAILLFLVLAVTDARNSLPAGNLAPLIVGLIVVAIGMAFAVNAGYAINPARDFGPRLASFLTGYETAFQDTSGYPYFWVPIVGPLVGGVIGAGLYELIIGRFLPSEDELEPGALATENAPAEGELARV, from the coding sequence ATGGCGCAACGGTTGAAAGTCCCCGGCCTCGTCGGCGAGTTGGCCGCCGAGTTCGCCGGCACCGCGATCCTCATCCTGTTCGGCGTGGGCGTGGTCGCCCAGGTGGCCGCGGCGGGGACCGGAGAGTTCGACAGCATCGCCTGGGCCTGGGGCCTCGGCGTCACGCTCGGCGTGTACGTGGCGGGCCGGATCAGCGGCGCGCACCTCAACCCCGCGGTCACCCTCGCCCTGGCCGTCTTCAAGGGCTTCTCCTGGCGCAAGGTGATGCCGTACGCGCTGGCCCAGACCGCCGGCGCGTTCGTCGCGGCCCTGATCATCCGCTGGAACTACAGCGAGGTGCTGTCCCGGTTCGACCCGGGCCTGACCAGCAAGAGCCAGGGCGTCTTCTCCACCCTGCCGGGCGCCGGTGTGACCGAGTGGGGCGCGCTGCGCGACCAGATCATCGGCACGGCCATCCTGCTGTTCCTCGTCCTGGCGGTCACCGACGCGCGAAACTCGCTGCCCGCCGGCAACCTCGCCCCGCTGATCGTCGGCCTGATCGTGGTGGCGATCGGCATGGCCTTCGCCGTCAACGCCGGCTACGCCATCAACCCCGCCCGCGACTTCGGCCCCCGCCTCGCCTCGTTCCTGACCGGTTACGAAACGGCCTTCCAGGACACCAGCGGATATCCGTACTTCTGGGTGCCCATCGTCGGGCCGCTCGTCGGCGGCGTCATCGGCGCCGGCCTCTACGAGCTGATCATCGGCCGCTTCCTGCCCAGCGAGGACGAGCTGGAGCCGGGCGCCCTGGCCACCGAGAACGCCCCGGCCGAGGGCGAGCTCGCCCGCGTCTGA
- the glpK gene encoding glycerol kinase GlpK — translation MTDSYVVSIDQGTTSTRCIVFDRRGNLVSVAQREHQQHFPRPGWVEHDALEIWRNVGKVVPRALAEAGIVAGQVAAIGIANQRESTVVWDRRTGVPVAPAIIWQDTRTDALVETLAQAPGAEDVRQRCGLPLTTYFSGPKLRWLLDHTPGLYERAERGEVLFGTMESWLIWNLTGGPDGGLHLTDVTNASRTMLMDLRTLAWHPDLLAFFDIPAAMLPEIRSSSEVYGTATAVLPGVRIAAALGDQQAALFGQTCFAPGDAKCTYGTGSFLLLNTGTEPVHSSHGLLTTVGYQIGGQPAVYALEGSIAITGSLVQWFRDRLELISTAPEIETLARTVDDNGGCYIVPAFSGLFAPHWRSEARGLIVGLTSYITKGHLARAVLEATGWQTREVVDAMNADSGLALTALRVDGGMTANNLLMQFVADVLAVPVVRPMVAETVSLGAAYAAGLAVGYWPDLEGLRSNWHLASRWVPQMDDAVRAEERENWQRAVERTFDWIRPGARAGNG, via the coding sequence ATGACTGACAGCTACGTCGTCTCCATCGACCAGGGCACCACCTCGACCCGCTGCATCGTGTTCGACCGCCGGGGCAACCTCGTCTCGGTGGCGCAGCGGGAGCACCAGCAGCACTTCCCCCGGCCCGGCTGGGTGGAACACGACGCGCTGGAGATCTGGCGCAACGTCGGCAAGGTGGTACCGAGGGCCCTCGCCGAGGCCGGCATCGTCGCCGGCCAGGTCGCCGCGATCGGCATCGCCAACCAGCGGGAGAGCACGGTGGTGTGGGACCGGCGCACCGGCGTCCCGGTAGCGCCGGCGATCATCTGGCAGGACACCCGTACCGACGCGCTGGTGGAGACGCTGGCCCAGGCGCCCGGCGCCGAGGACGTCCGGCAGCGCTGCGGGCTGCCGCTGACCACGTACTTCTCCGGCCCGAAGCTGCGCTGGCTGCTCGACCACACGCCCGGACTGTACGAGCGCGCCGAACGCGGCGAGGTGCTCTTCGGGACGATGGAGAGCTGGTTGATCTGGAACCTCACCGGCGGCCCCGACGGCGGTCTGCACCTGACCGACGTGACCAACGCCAGCCGGACCATGCTGATGGACCTGCGCACGCTCGCCTGGCACCCGGACCTGCTGGCCTTCTTCGACATCCCGGCCGCCATGCTGCCCGAGATCCGCTCCTCGTCCGAGGTGTACGGCACCGCGACCGCCGTCCTGCCCGGCGTGCGGATCGCGGCGGCGCTCGGCGACCAGCAGGCCGCCCTGTTCGGCCAGACCTGTTTCGCGCCGGGCGACGCCAAGTGCACCTACGGCACGGGCAGCTTCCTGCTGCTCAACACCGGCACGGAGCCGGTGCACTCCAGCCACGGGCTGCTCACCACCGTCGGCTACCAGATCGGCGGTCAGCCGGCGGTCTACGCCCTCGAAGGCTCCATCGCGATCACCGGCTCCCTGGTGCAGTGGTTCCGCGACCGGCTGGAGCTGATCAGTACCGCGCCGGAGATCGAGACCCTCGCCCGCACCGTGGACGACAACGGGGGCTGCTACATCGTGCCGGCCTTCTCCGGGCTGTTCGCGCCGCACTGGCGCAGCGAGGCGCGCGGGCTCATCGTCGGGCTCACGTCGTACATCACCAAGGGGCACCTGGCCCGCGCGGTGCTGGAGGCCACCGGCTGGCAGACCCGCGAGGTGGTCGACGCGATGAACGCCGACTCCGGCCTGGCGCTGACGGCGCTGCGGGTGGACGGCGGGATGACCGCCAACAACCTGCTGATGCAGTTCGTCGCCGACGTGCTCGCGGTGCCGGTGGTGCGCCCGATGGTCGCCGAGACGGTCTCCCTCGGCGCCGCGTACGCCGCCGGACTGGCGGTCGGCTACTGGCCCGACCTGGAGGGACTGCGCAGCAACTGGCACCTCGCCTCCCGGTGGGTGCCCCAGATGGACGACGCCGTCCGGGCCGAGGAGCGGGAAAACTGGCAGCGCGCGGTCGAGCGCACCTTCGACTGGATCAGGCCCGGGGCCCGAGCCGGCAACGGATGA
- a CDS encoding sensor histidine kinase, with product MGWVGRLFDARDTLARMLLLDLSGVGYLVFGTHAGRSPTTTQWILALVAFAVALVCHRRTLVNLVAQAALLAVAIQLVDDTTINQVGASWALLELAMWADRPRIIWLAAGLLAAVDLTDSIGEEFRRFLSGVFGLTVEVGVPLLLGLVIRTTQELGRQAEERAAAEQRRRESESRATRADERSAIARELHDVVAHHVASMVLRVGVARHVLTELDPRVGEVFDDVHGTGTAALADLRRLVAVLRDPDGVRGDAALTAIEPAALPAALGAAVDRARQAGVTVEADIDPAVGSLDAVRGLAVLRLTQEALTNVAKHVGTSARARLAVSVVDAAVHWEVCDDGRGRVPAAVPPGGGHGITGMRERVEVLGGRLDVGPTGAGWRVRTVLPAAASTASPLPPAGAPVPRAGSAAPHETELA from the coding sequence GTGGGGTGGGTGGGACGGCTCTTCGACGCGCGCGACACGCTCGCGCGGATGCTGCTGCTCGACCTCAGCGGCGTCGGCTACCTGGTCTTCGGCACCCACGCCGGACGCTCACCGACGACCACCCAGTGGATCCTCGCGCTGGTCGCGTTCGCCGTCGCGCTGGTGTGCCACCGCCGGACGCTGGTCAACCTGGTGGCGCAGGCCGCGCTGCTGGCGGTCGCCATCCAGCTCGTCGACGACACCACGATCAACCAGGTCGGTGCCAGCTGGGCCCTGCTGGAGCTGGCCATGTGGGCGGACCGGCCGCGGATCATCTGGCTGGCCGCCGGGCTGCTGGCCGCGGTCGACCTGACCGACTCGATCGGCGAGGAGTTCCGGCGGTTCCTCTCCGGCGTCTTCGGGCTGACCGTGGAGGTCGGCGTACCGCTGCTGCTCGGCCTGGTCATCCGCACCACCCAGGAGCTCGGCCGGCAGGCCGAGGAGCGGGCGGCGGCCGAGCAGCGCCGGCGCGAGTCGGAGAGCCGTGCCACCCGCGCGGACGAACGCAGCGCCATCGCCCGCGAACTGCACGACGTGGTCGCGCATCACGTGGCGTCGATGGTGCTGCGGGTGGGCGTGGCCCGGCACGTGCTGACGGAGCTGGATCCGCGGGTGGGCGAGGTCTTCGACGACGTGCACGGCACGGGGACCGCCGCCCTGGCGGACCTGCGCCGGCTGGTCGCGGTCCTGCGCGACCCCGACGGGGTACGCGGGGACGCGGCACTGACCGCGATCGAGCCGGCGGCGCTTCCGGCGGCGCTCGGTGCGGCGGTCGACCGGGCCCGGCAGGCCGGTGTCACCGTGGAGGCCGACATCGACCCGGCGGTCGGTTCGCTCGACGCCGTCCGGGGCCTGGCGGTGTTGCGGCTGACCCAGGAGGCACTGACCAACGTGGCCAAACACGTCGGCACGTCCGCGCGGGCGCGCCTGGCGGTGTCCGTGGTCGACGCGGCCGTGCACTGGGAGGTCTGCGACGACGGGCGCGGCCGGGTGCCGGCGGCGGTACCGCCCGGCGGTGGCCACGGCATCACCGGCATGCGCGAGCGCGTCGAGGTCCTCGGCGGCCGGCTGGACGTCGGCCCGACCGGCGCGGGTTGGCGGGTACGCACCGTGCTCCCGGCCGCCGCGTCGACCGCTTCCCCTCTCCCGCCCGCCGGCGCGCCGGTCCCCCGCGCCGGCTCGGCCGCACCCCACGAGACGGAGCTCGCATGA
- a CDS encoding IclR family transcriptional regulator — translation MPGQVQSIARAAAILRLLASSSGRLGIGEIARSLDLPKGTAHGIVRTLQDVGFVEQDKTSGKYQLGAALLHLGTSYLDVNELRSRSINWADPLAARSGEAVRIGTLLDGKVLVVHHVFRPDDTLQTLDVGSLLPPHATALGKVLLAYDVGAANTVVQGEPEPYTRRTVVTARALSQALTKIRDNGWGAEIEEMTLGEAGIAAPIRGYGGLVVGAIGLSGPVDRVCDGQGHPRPALVAYVRDAARAVSRDLGAARW, via the coding sequence ATGCCGGGTCAGGTGCAGTCCATCGCGCGGGCCGCGGCGATCCTCCGCCTGCTCGCCAGCAGCTCCGGCCGGCTCGGCATCGGGGAGATCGCCCGGTCCCTCGACCTGCCCAAAGGCACCGCGCACGGCATCGTCCGCACCCTGCAGGACGTCGGCTTCGTGGAGCAGGACAAGACCTCCGGCAAGTACCAGCTCGGGGCGGCACTGCTGCACCTGGGCACCAGCTACCTCGACGTCAACGAACTGCGCTCACGCTCGATCAACTGGGCCGACCCGCTGGCTGCGCGCAGCGGCGAGGCCGTCCGCATCGGCACCCTGCTGGACGGCAAGGTGCTGGTGGTCCACCACGTCTTCCGACCCGACGACACCCTCCAGACCCTCGACGTCGGGTCCCTGCTGCCCCCGCACGCCACCGCGCTCGGCAAGGTCCTGCTCGCCTACGACGTCGGCGCCGCCAACACCGTCGTGCAGGGCGAACCCGAGCCGTACACCCGGCGCACCGTGGTCACCGCCCGGGCCCTCAGCCAGGCCCTGACCAAGATCCGGGACAACGGCTGGGGCGCCGAGATCGAGGAGATGACCCTCGGCGAGGCCGGTATCGCCGCACCCATCCGCGGCTACGGCGGCCTCGTCGTGGGCGCGATCGGGCTCTCCGGCCCGGTCGACCGCGTCTGCGACGGGCAGGGCCATCCCCGCCCGGCGCTCGTCGCGTACGTCCGCGACGCCGCCCGCGCGGTGTCCCGGGATCTCGGCGCCGCCCGCTGGTGA
- the glpK gene encoding glycerol kinase GlpK — protein sequence MADFVGAVDQGTTSTRFMIFDHGGNEVGRHQLEHQQILPRAGWVEHNPLEIWERTQTVIQTAMNERGLTASDLAALGITNQRETTVVWNRRTGRPYYNAIVWQDTRTDRIASALEREGKGDVIRRKAGLPPATYFSGGKIQWILENVDGVREAAERGEAIFGNTDTWLLWNLTGGTEGGVHVTDPTNASRTMLMNLETLDWDDELLSFFDIPRAMLPEIRPSSDPRSYGSCTINGPFAGAVPLTGDLGDQQAATVGQVCFAPGEAKNTYGTGNFMLLNTGTEIVRSKAGLLTTVCYQFGDESPVYALEGSIAVTGSAVQWLRDQLKIISNAGQSEILARQVEDNGGVYFVPAFSGLFAPYWRSDARGAIVGLSRFNTDAHIARATLESICYQSRDVAEAMEQDSGVHLECLKVDGGVTVNDLCMQMQADILGVPVSRPVVAETTALGAAYAAGLAVGFWKNTDELRENWNESRRWQPTWSPEQRENGYGRWKKAVQRTLDWVDVD from the coding sequence ATGGCTGACTTCGTCGGCGCGGTAGACCAGGGCACCACCAGCACCCGATTCATGATCTTCGATCACGGCGGCAACGAGGTCGGCCGCCACCAGCTCGAGCACCAGCAGATCCTGCCGCGGGCCGGCTGGGTGGAGCACAACCCGCTCGAGATCTGGGAGCGGACCCAGACGGTCATCCAGACCGCGATGAACGAGCGCGGCCTGACCGCCTCCGACCTGGCCGCGCTCGGCATCACCAACCAGCGCGAGACCACGGTCGTGTGGAACCGCCGGACCGGCCGGCCCTACTACAACGCCATCGTGTGGCAGGACACCCGTACCGACCGGATCGCCTCGGCCCTGGAACGCGAGGGCAAGGGCGACGTCATCCGGCGCAAGGCCGGCCTTCCGCCGGCGACGTACTTCTCGGGCGGCAAGATCCAGTGGATCCTCGAGAACGTCGACGGGGTCCGGGAGGCCGCCGAGCGCGGCGAGGCCATCTTCGGCAACACCGACACCTGGTTGCTGTGGAACCTCACCGGCGGCACGGAGGGCGGGGTGCACGTCACCGACCCCACCAACGCCAGCCGCACGATGCTGATGAACCTGGAGACGCTGGACTGGGACGACGAGCTGCTGTCGTTCTTCGACATCCCCCGGGCCATGCTGCCGGAGATCCGGCCGTCGTCCGACCCGCGCTCGTACGGCAGCTGCACGATCAACGGCCCGTTCGCCGGCGCGGTCCCGCTCACCGGTGACCTGGGCGACCAGCAGGCCGCCACGGTCGGGCAGGTCTGCTTCGCCCCCGGCGAGGCGAAGAACACCTACGGCACGGGCAACTTCATGCTGCTCAACACCGGCACGGAGATCGTGCGGTCGAAGGCCGGACTCCTCACCACGGTCTGCTACCAGTTCGGTGACGAGTCCCCGGTGTATGCGCTGGAAGGCTCGATCGCGGTCACCGGCTCGGCCGTGCAGTGGCTGCGCGACCAGCTCAAGATCATCAGTAACGCCGGACAGAGCGAGATCCTGGCCCGCCAGGTGGAGGACAACGGCGGGGTGTACTTCGTGCCCGCGTTCTCCGGCCTGTTCGCCCCGTACTGGCGCTCCGACGCCCGCGGCGCGATCGTCGGCCTCTCCCGGTTCAACACCGACGCCCACATCGCCCGGGCCACCCTCGAGTCCATCTGCTACCAGAGCCGCGACGTGGCCGAGGCCATGGAGCAGGACTCCGGGGTGCACCTGGAGTGCCTCAAGGTCGACGGCGGCGTCACCGTCAACGACCTGTGCATGCAGATGCAGGCGGACATCCTCGGCGTGCCGGTCAGCCGCCCGGTGGTCGCCGAGACCACCGCGCTCGGTGCGGCGTACGCCGCCGGCCTGGCCGTCGGGTTCTGGAAGAACACCGACGAGCTGCGCGAGAACTGGAACGAGAGCCGGCGTTGGCAGCCGACCTGGTCGCCGGAGCAGCGCGAGAACGGCTACGGCCGGTGGAAGAAGGCGGTCCAGCGCACCCTCGACTGGGTCGACGTCGACTGA
- a CDS encoding S8 family serine peptidase has protein sequence MRKTLGVAMLTGIVVAASATGATAAPRAEADSGYIVVLRADANSSSVAAEQARANGATVGHVYEHALRGYSARMSATAAARIARDSQVLFVQPDGVVTATAQTTPTGINRADAELSPTAKINGADERVDVDVAVIDTGIDLTHPDLNVYTAGAKNCSTGTSANDGNGHGSHVAGTIGALDNSIGAVGIAPGARVWPVRVLNNAGSGTFSAIICGIDYVTAHAGEIEVANMSLGGSGTDSACGSNKDAMHEAICKSVASGVTYVVAAGNETDNAANHVPAAYDEVITVSALADFNGLPGGGAAATCRSDVDDTIADFSNFGADVDLMAPGVCIYSTWKGGSYNTISGTSMASPHVAGGAALYKATHPTATPSAVKSALQSAGTTNYSWPAGDPDGIQEKLLNVATF, from the coding sequence ATGCGCAAGACACTGGGCGTCGCGATGCTGACCGGCATCGTCGTCGCCGCCTCGGCGACCGGCGCCACCGCCGCCCCCCGCGCCGAGGCGGACAGCGGCTACATCGTCGTCCTCCGCGCCGACGCCAACTCGTCGTCGGTCGCCGCCGAGCAGGCCAGGGCCAACGGCGCCACCGTCGGCCACGTCTACGAGCACGCCCTGCGCGGCTACTCCGCCCGGATGAGCGCGACCGCCGCCGCCCGCATCGCCCGTGATTCGCAGGTGCTCTTCGTCCAGCCCGACGGGGTGGTGACGGCCACCGCCCAGACCACGCCGACCGGCATCAACCGGGCCGACGCCGAGCTGAGCCCGACCGCGAAGATCAACGGCGCGGACGAGCGGGTCGACGTCGACGTGGCGGTCATCGACACCGGCATCGACCTCACCCACCCCGACCTGAACGTCTACACCGCCGGCGCCAAGAACTGCTCCACCGGCACCAGCGCGAACGACGGCAACGGCCACGGCTCGCACGTCGCCGGCACGATCGGCGCGCTCGACAACAGCATCGGCGCGGTCGGCATCGCCCCCGGCGCCCGCGTCTGGCCGGTACGGGTGCTCAACAACGCCGGCAGCGGCACGTTCTCGGCCATCATCTGCGGCATCGACTACGTGACCGCGCACGCCGGCGAGATCGAGGTCGCCAACATGAGCCTCGGCGGCTCCGGCACCGACAGCGCCTGCGGCAGCAACAAGGACGCCATGCACGAGGCGATCTGCAAGTCCGTCGCCTCCGGCGTGACGTACGTCGTCGCGGCCGGCAACGAGACCGACAACGCCGCCAACCACGTGCCCGCCGCATACGACGAGGTCATCACCGTCAGCGCCCTCGCCGACTTCAACGGGCTCCCCGGTGGCGGCGCGGCGGCCACCTGTCGCAGCGACGTCGACGACACCATCGCCGACTTCTCCAACTTCGGCGCGGACGTCGACCTGATGGCCCCGGGTGTCTGCATCTACTCCACCTGGAAGGGCGGCAGCTACAACACCATCTCCGGCACCTCGATGGCCAGCCCGCACGTCGCCGGTGGCGCGGCCCTCTACAAGGCGACCCACCCCACCGCCACCCCGAGCGCCGTGAAGTCCGCCCTCCAGTCGGCCGGTACCACCAACTACAGCTGGCCGGCGGGCGACCCGGACGGCATCCAGGAGAAGCTGCTCAACGTCGCCACCTTCTGA
- a CDS encoding glycerol-3-phosphate dehydrogenase/oxidase — protein MHSATLSPAARERSLAALDSGQELDVLVIGGGVTGAGCALDAVTRGLSVGLIEARDWASGTSSRSSKLIHGGLRYLEMLDFGLVREALRERGLLLQRLAPHLVRAVPFLYPLRHRGWERLYAGAGVLLYDAMSLSGSHARGVPAHRHLSRRGALRACPSLRPEALVGALQYHDAQVDDARLVTCLVRTAAAHGAHPLSRARVVGLLREGARVTGARVHDVETDRVFEVRARQVINATGVWTDDTQALVGERGRFQVRASKGIHLVVPRDRIRSSTGLILRTESSVLFVIPWGRHWLIGTTDTDWDLDKAHPAATSRDIDYLLEHVNAVLATPLTRDDVEGVYAGLRPLLSGESEATAKLSREHTVVSPAPGLVVVAGGKYTTYRVMARDAVDEAVRGFDAAVPASCTDRVPLLGAEGYVARWNQRRRLAQQFGMHTERVEHLLRRYGAAVDEVLALLREDPTLGEPLDGAEDYLRVEVVYAASAEGALHLEDVLTRRTHISIETFDRGLQAARPAATLMAPVLGWDDERVDREVAHYVARVRAERAAHEQPDDAGADAVRLGTPDVVPAAAMAA, from the coding sequence ATGCACTCCGCGACACTGTCACCGGCCGCCCGTGAGCGGTCCCTGGCCGCCCTCGACAGCGGCCAGGAACTGGACGTCCTGGTGATCGGCGGCGGCGTCACCGGCGCCGGCTGCGCTCTCGACGCCGTCACCCGCGGCCTCTCGGTCGGGCTCATCGAGGCCCGGGACTGGGCCAGCGGCACGTCGAGCCGGTCCAGCAAGCTCATCCACGGTGGCCTGCGGTACCTGGAGATGCTGGACTTCGGGCTGGTCCGCGAGGCCCTGCGCGAGCGGGGTCTGCTCCTGCAGCGGCTCGCCCCGCACCTGGTCCGCGCGGTGCCGTTCCTCTACCCGCTGCGCCACCGGGGCTGGGAACGCCTGTACGCCGGCGCCGGCGTGCTGCTCTACGACGCGATGAGCCTCTCCGGCAGCCATGCGCGCGGCGTGCCGGCCCACCGGCACCTGAGCCGCCGCGGGGCGCTGCGCGCCTGCCCGTCGCTGCGGCCGGAGGCGCTGGTCGGCGCCCTGCAATACCACGACGCGCAGGTCGACGACGCCCGGCTGGTGACCTGCCTCGTCCGCACCGCCGCCGCGCACGGAGCGCACCCGCTGTCGCGGGCTCGCGTCGTGGGTCTGCTGCGCGAGGGCGCCCGGGTCACCGGCGCGCGGGTGCACGATGTGGAGACCGACCGGGTGTTCGAGGTGCGTGCCCGGCAGGTCATCAACGCCACCGGGGTGTGGACCGACGACACCCAGGCCCTCGTCGGCGAGCGGGGCCGGTTCCAGGTGCGCGCCTCCAAGGGCATCCACCTGGTGGTCCCGCGGGACCGGATCCGGTCCAGCACCGGCCTGATCCTGCGTACCGAGTCCAGCGTCCTGTTCGTGATCCCGTGGGGCCGGCACTGGCTGATCGGCACCACCGACACTGACTGGGACCTGGACAAGGCGCATCCGGCGGCGACCAGCCGGGACATCGACTACCTGTTGGAGCACGTCAACGCGGTGCTGGCCACCCCGCTGACCCGCGACGACGTCGAGGGCGTGTACGCCGGCCTGCGCCCGCTGTTGTCCGGGGAGTCCGAGGCGACCGCCAAGCTGTCGCGGGAGCACACCGTGGTCAGCCCGGCGCCCGGGCTCGTGGTGGTGGCCGGCGGCAAGTACACGACGTACCGGGTGATGGCGCGCGACGCGGTCGACGAGGCGGTGCGCGGCTTCGACGCGGCGGTACCCGCCTCCTGCACCGACCGGGTGCCGCTGCTCGGCGCCGAGGGTTACGTCGCCCGGTGGAACCAGCGGCGCCGGCTGGCGCAGCAGTTCGGCATGCACACCGAGCGCGTGGAGCACCTGCTCCGGCGCTACGGCGCCGCCGTCGACGAGGTTCTGGCGCTGCTGCGGGAGGATCCCACGCTCGGTGAGCCGCTCGACGGCGCGGAGGACTACCTGCGGGTGGAGGTCGTCTACGCGGCGTCCGCCGAGGGGGCGCTGCACCTGGAGGATGTGCTCACCCGGCGCACCCACATCTCGATCGAGACCTTCGACCGGGGCCTGCAGGCCGCTCGGCCTGCGGCGACACTGATGGCGCCGGTCCTTGGCTGGGACGACGAGCGGGTCGACCGGGAGGTGGCGCACTACGTCGCGCGCGTCCGGGCCGAGCGGGCCGCGCACGAGCAGCCCGACGACGCGGGGGCCGACGCCGTCCGGCTGGGCACGCCCGACGTGGTGCCGGCGGCGGCCATGGCAGCCTGA
- a CDS encoding ABA4-like family protein, whose translation MTATLFTLTFALAAPFWALMLLLPRWSGTARIISSPLIVLPVLVSYALLVLPALADVLPAVTAPTLQGVRDLLGRTDGAAAAWAHMVGFDLFVGRWAWLDGRERGVPALVMAPVLVLTILLGPLGLAAYLAVRARWARPAVVPAREPQRLG comes from the coding sequence ATGACCGCGACACTGTTCACCCTGACCTTCGCGCTGGCCGCGCCGTTCTGGGCGCTGATGCTGCTGCTGCCGCGCTGGTCCGGGACCGCCCGGATCATCTCCTCCCCGCTGATCGTGCTGCCGGTCCTGGTGAGCTACGCGCTGCTGGTGCTCCCGGCGCTCGCCGACGTGCTGCCCGCCGTCACGGCGCCGACCCTGCAGGGGGTGCGCGACCTGCTCGGCCGCACCGACGGCGCGGCGGCGGCCTGGGCGCACATGGTCGGGTTCGACCTGTTCGTCGGCCGGTGGGCCTGGCTGGACGGTCGGGAACGGGGGGTGCCGGCGCTGGTGATGGCTCCGGTGCTGGTGCTGACGATCCTGCTCGGGCCGCTCGGGCTGGCCGCCTACCTCGCCGTCCGGGCGAGGTGGGCCCGGCCGGCGGTCGTTCCGGCCCGCGAGCCGCAGCGCCTAGGCTGA
- the shbA gene encoding RNA polymerase sigma factor ShbA: MDTPSPDAVRRAAAGDPAAVAEVLRGIRPIVVRYSLARLGHVGAGGATAEDVAQEVCLAVLRALPRFTDQGRPFLAFVYGIAARKVADACRAASRDRTDSVAAVPDAPDPRPGPELRAVTADLGARLSALLAQLPATHREILVLRLGVGMTAEEVGTVLGMTGGAVRLAQHRALTRLRVLAGDTLARMIP; this comes from the coding sequence ATGGACACACCGTCACCCGATGCCGTACGTCGCGCCGCCGCCGGTGACCCGGCCGCCGTCGCGGAGGTCCTCAGAGGAATCAGGCCGATCGTCGTGCGCTACAGCCTGGCCCGGCTGGGGCACGTCGGCGCCGGTGGCGCCACCGCCGAGGACGTCGCCCAGGAGGTCTGCCTCGCCGTGTTGCGCGCCCTGCCGCGCTTCACCGATCAGGGTCGTCCCTTCCTCGCCTTCGTCTACGGCATCGCCGCCCGCAAGGTCGCGGACGCGTGTCGGGCCGCGAGCCGCGACCGTACGGACAGCGTCGCGGCCGTCCCGGACGCGCCGGACCCCCGCCCCGGCCCGGAACTACGTGCTGTCACGGCTGACCTGGGCGCCAGGCTCAGTGCTCTGCTGGCGCAACTGCCGGCGACGCACCGGGAGATCCTGGTGCTGCGGCTGGGGGTCGGGATGACCGCCGAGGAGGTCGGTACGGTGCTCGGTATGACCGGAGGCGCGGTACGGCTGGCGCAGCATCGCGCGCTGACCCGGCTGCGCGTCCTCGCCGGCGACACCCTCGCCCGGATGATCCCGTGA
- a CDS encoding response regulator transcription factor, with the protein MIRVLLVDDQHLIRAGLRMLCDAQPDIEVVGEADNGRDAISLAARLVPDVVVMDLRMPGVDGITATSRILADRPATRVLVLTTFGDDDHLYPALTAGACGFLLKDAPPADLLDGVRRAAVGDSPFSQEVLQRLVQRAVHARPEPPQPAQGLTAREQDVLNLVAEGLSNTEIAARLHIGVTTVKTHITSLMTKTNSPNRVRLALFARGG; encoded by the coding sequence ATGATCCGCGTCCTGCTGGTCGACGACCAGCACCTCATCCGCGCGGGCCTGCGCATGCTCTGCGACGCCCAGCCCGACATCGAGGTCGTCGGCGAGGCCGACAACGGTCGCGACGCGATCTCCCTCGCCGCGCGGCTGGTCCCCGACGTCGTCGTGATGGACCTGCGCATGCCCGGCGTCGACGGGATCACCGCGACCAGCCGGATCCTGGCCGACCGCCCCGCCACCCGCGTGCTGGTGCTGACCACCTTCGGCGACGACGACCACCTCTATCCGGCCCTGACCGCCGGCGCCTGCGGGTTCCTGCTCAAGGACGCACCCCCCGCCGACCTGCTCGACGGCGTCCGCCGCGCCGCCGTGGGCGACAGCCCGTTCAGCCAGGAGGTGCTGCAGCGCCTGGTCCAGCGCGCGGTGCACGCCCGCCCCGAGCCGCCGCAGCCGGCCCAGGGGCTGACCGCGCGCGAGCAGGACGTGCTGAACCTGGTCGCCGAGGGGCTGTCCAACACGGAGATCGCCGCTCGGCTGCACATCGGGGTCACCACGGTGAAGACCCACATCACCAGCCTGATGACCAAGACCAACAGCCCCAACCGGGTACGCCTGGCCCTGTTCGCCCGGGGCGGCTGA